AGGAGAAAGGGATGTAGTGTGCCGTGCCATGCCTACCTGGGCCTTGATGGACCCATTCCTTGATTCTGGCATGTTGTAATGCTTAATTGTAGGGGATCCTGATCCTTCTTGTATAGGTGTTTACTGCAAATGGTTTCTTGGAGTTCAAGGGTTTAATGCTTAACTACCCTTGAAGAGCGGGTAAGGCCTCGCTGGCCTACTGGTAGATAGTGTGGTTATAAGCCGTTTTGAGGAACTTGAGGCATGCACCTCGCCGCTTTCTGCCAGATGGCACAATCATAGTCATTTTATCAAGGTAGTCGAAAATGTGAAATGTCATAATGAATGCCTGCCTTGGGGAAATGGACCGGTGGATGCTAGGTGGCGAGCTCCGGGAGCTCTTCTGACCAAAAACACTTGGACTTATCCAGTCGAGCATTTATCATCCGAAAGATGGTTTTGTTGGTGGCTTCTGTGAGTGCCTAGGACTTAGGAGACGAGTAGTAATTTCTGATCCCGAGTTGGGTAAACCAATCCTGAGAGGCCTTGTTGTCAAATTGCTCTCTATTGTACGTCTTGCACTAATGCATGCAGAATTCCGAACCGGTAGACTATCAAGCACCATACAAACTTCTCGATATTCTTCTAGGTGGTTGTAGCCAAAGCCTTTGCCTCTACCCACTTTGTGACATGGTCCACTACAGCCACAACAAGCTTCACTTGGCCCATTCCTAACGGGAGGGACCCAACTATGTCCATCCCTCACTGCGCAAAGCGCAGTGATGAGATGGGTGTTAGCTCTTTGGGTGGGCATCTCAGTATGTTGGAGAACTCCTGGCATTTCTTAAATTTCTTCACCATCTTGTTGGAATTCTTTTGCATGGTGGGCCAACATATAGTATCCTGTCCAGAACACCTTTCGGGCCAAAGTCTGGCCCCATAATGGTTCCCACATATGCCTTCgtgttacaatatatatatcatatattatgAGAGAGAAGTTTatctataaaaagaaaaggataaccTGAAAGAGTGACAAGTAATCTAACTTTTATTATCTTGCCAAGAAATTGATCATTTGAGCTtgctttcttattttatttgaatggtTGCTTTTGGATTTTTGACAATTTCtttgatattctttttattttattttatattgccAGTTTGAACATATGAGTGGTGTTTGGTAACCCTTTTTAAGaagtgttttttgtgttttgattgaaaaagtattttgatgtgaCATGAAGGAGAaatgagttttaaattttttgtgaggaaaagaaaaagaaaagagggaagGGTTAGCAAACAGACCCGACATTCCATGGGTTATTGGGTAGTTTGAAACACAATTTTTGAAAGGAACGATAATGACAACATTTATGTAATTAGGGATGCTGAGTAAGAGTGATACCAAAGCCCCCCTGTTAAGTCCAATTTTTCTCATGGTAAAGGTGACATCCTTCGTAACGTCTGAGCAAGAGCTTTACCAAACACTCTATTGAGGCGACTCAATGAAAAAGGAGAGGTTAGGCATAGTAAACTGAAGACGGTCTGACTGATATATGTCTAGGACGCATACCAGAAGAATCAGATTTGCTTTTGTCATTGAACCTATATGGCTAGGGTCTTGAGGGATAAAATGTCACTCCTATTGAACCATGTACTTTGTATGCAGCTCTACGTGGGGCAGCAACCTTGAAGGCAAGAACATTGAAGGAAGTGTGGAATATTGCAGCTGTTACACCGGTGGACAGAGGAATGGGAATCGGACTTTGTGGTAATGGAAATAACGGTCATCCCAGTGGCAGCTCTAGTGGAGAACTTGCCCCTGTAGAGAATTTTCTAGGCAACAATGGCCTGGACCTTCTTGCTAGGGGCAGCGAACTCCTGAAACGCACCCGCGAAGGTAATCATCAAAAATGAGTTCTGTGATATCAAACTCTTTttactctttttgttttgttttgttttgttttgttttttttttttggttcattttCTGAACTAATAAGTCCTagacataataaataaatgttgtaTTTGTCGTGCAGGTGATCTTCATTGGAAGATTGTCTCTGTTTATATTCATCGGACGGGCCAGGTTTGCTTCCTTATTCAAAACAACTAATGATAACGGTCAGTAAGTGGTATTATGCTATTTCATTTATCATAAGCCCTGCTTTCACTTTGTTCAGGTAATGCTAAAGATGAAGAGCAAACATGTTGCAGGGACcatcaccaaaaagaaaaagagtaaatCACTGTTATCTTTATCAGCTTTTCCactttcttttctccttcaatACAAAATAGGTTGCTTTTTGATAACAAAGTCAAAAAATAGGTTTATAATTTGTAATTTGGAATCGCAGATGTGGTAATGGAGGTGTACAAGGACATGCCAGCATGGCCGGGAAGACACTTGTTTGATGGGGGAGAGCAGCGTTGTTACTTCGGATTGAAGACTGAAACACGAGGTATTGTGGAGTTCGAGTGCAAGAACCAGAGAGAATATGACATCTGGACTCAAGGAGTTTCAAGGCTTCTTTACATTGTGGCAGAAAGAAAGAACTCTCATTCTGGGTAAAGTTTTTGTCTACTGGCATCAATTTGATCTGACTAGGGAGATAGGTAAAGGGCCCTATGCAAAAGCAAaagatagtagatacagctttcAATGCTTTAGAAGGAAAGGAGAAACGAGTCGGAAAGGGATATAGGCTGCTTTGAGTTGAAGCAAGAGTAAAAATTCGATCAGTTGGCCTGCTTTTTGACTATGATTTCATGTATGAAtcgtattaattaattattttatgaatatatgCTATTTGTCTTAACATTTTCAATCAACAGTTGCTTGTAAATCCAGTTGTTATATGCTATTTGTGTAAACATTTTCAATCAAACAGTTGCTTGTAAATCCAGTtgttatatgcttatttgtcataaaattttcaatcaaTAAGGTGCTTGTAAATCCAGTTGGCATTGCTTAGTCCTCTTGCCCAACCTGACATGACCTTTAAGGTAAAACTATAATATGGCCACTTCAGCCAGtcacaagaaagaaaacaatgGGAAGTAGAAAGTAAAACGGTCTTGatcaaaaaagcaaaagcagAAGAACAAGCAAAATGTGATTAGGCTTCCATTGTTGGGAGATTAAGTGAGTCGATTAAGAACAGGGTGAAGGCTGACTCGGGATCAAGTTGAGATTATGTTTGTATTTCCAAAGTTCGTGCAAAACCATTtggaaaatgagattttttctgAGGCGTATCACGACACGTATACATGCACGCAAATTTCATTGTCAACAGCGAAAGAAACCTTCAGTAGCAAGCAAGAGACGTAGCAAAAACAAACACAAGACACTTCATATCCTCATCTTAGGGTTACTGACCTTGCATGAACGTCGCACCAACCTCCATTCAGCAAATGGCTCGGTCAGCCCTTGATCACTGACACATATTAGTCCATTTTAAttcaatctatttaattaatcaGGTTAGTTATACATCTCAACTCTAATTAACTAATTTCATGTGTCAAATTCAATTATATACATAATCATACCCTTTAATTATGACTCACTAATTTCGTATTAAATTCATGTCGAACCTTAATTTCGTGTTAAATTTGTGAGcaacataaaaaattatcagaTAAATCCTATGCAAGCAAAATATGTACTGTTCATTTTGTAGAGTAGTAAAGATAAGATTATCTTTAAAAGGCTACTAAAAATACGAGATGCCACAAATCTCAGTGCTCATTCGGGAGCAGAACCCACAACCCAACATTTCAATCTTTCAGTCCAATTCACTGGACCATTAAGCTCCCTCAGTCCAAATAGAAATGGCAAAGTACACTATTGTTTCAAATTGCTCCCTTCCATTATCAACAAAACGGTAAAACGAAAAGCATGTATATTTGCAACTgaacaaaataaagtaaactaTTTGTCAGTACAATTACTAGAATGGTTTAGAACCGGTGAACGTGGGGGTTGGGAGAAGTAAGAACATTTACTTGTTGACAACAATTTTGTCTTTGATCCAAACACGTAAGAGAAGCAGAGTTCAAAATTATTTCCTCAAGCATCGGCAGCTCTGAAAATAGTTAAAAGCGACAGGAAGAGGTTGATGATGTCTAAATACAAGGAGACTGCAGCCCAGATGTACTCATCATAGGAATAGCGTTTGATCAAGTTGTCAGTGTCGTAAATTATGTACCCACAGAATATCAGTGACGCCAAGCACCCGTAGATCATCACAGAAATCCTGCCGAGCGGAAACAGAATCTGCAGCCAGATATAAGAATACCAACCCACTATTAGCAAACTAGATGCACCAAATTCAAATGGGATGTCATAAAGATTCAGGGAACCACCGATGTGGGATAATCAGCATACCTGAATTATAGCGAATACCATAAGAACCATAACAGCGCCAAACAAGAAGGGCCCAAGGAAGTTGAAATCATGGCCTCTCCTTGCTGCCCAAAATGTGTACAGAGTGAGACTCACGACAACCACAGTCGTCAGAATGACGGATTCCAATATAACCTTCCCTGTTTCCAGTTGAAATACCAAACAAAGATCGCAAAAGGTCAGACATAACTCCTTACAATAAAACATGCCAAGCAACAATGTGCAACACAAGCTTAATGACCAAAATCGACAAGAAATCCCAATATTAATGTGACgactaaacaaaaataattctcTCATAAAAAGAACTAAAGAATATGAAATTATAGAGCCTTGACTATTTTCCTATAATGAAGGCCTAACAGAAGCAAGTAATTACCCTATAATTAAGGACACTAACTCATGGAGTCTCCACCATTTCGGATCTCTAACCCGAAAACTACAGTTTTTAAGCTGCTGGGCAATTAAGAAATGAAAACATGGATTTCAAAAACCATCTCAAAATAGTCCCTGAAATTACATCCTTTCCAATGACTACCCATCTCCCAAGAGCACTTGTTTGTAAAACTTCTCTTCCTCCCCTTCTAAAAGTCCACTCTACCATAGAATCCGCTATATCATCCAGGACAAAGGCAACCAAAATGATAAAGTTTCTACTTGCAAATTTAATTAGGATTCCTCCTCCTTACAACACCCATATACCACAATTAAACATCCTAATCCTGAACTAGGGTTTCAATTCCAAAAGCTTCTTCTTCTATGCATAACCAACAGAAATCTCACTTGCTCAACAAGCAAAAACAAGGTAATTACAATTCCTCCTCCTTACAACACCCAAATACCACAATTAAACATCCTAATCCTGAACTAGGGTTTCAATTCCAATAGCTTCTTCTTCTATGCATAACCAACAGAAATCTCACTTGCTCAACCCGCAAAAACAAGGTAATTACAATTCCCAACCATAAATACAGAAATATGTGCCAAATCTAGCAATATACATTATATACATGGAAAACGAAATCAAAAACAGCATTACTTACCACTGGTAAATGCACAAGTCAATCCAACCACAAACGCCAGAGAAATGGTAAAAATCCCGAGAAGAAAGTAATTCACCGGGTGCTTCTGGTGGTAGTAGTACAAGGGGCATAGCACTGCCACATTCCACAAAGCCACAAAAACATCAAacatcaaaatttataaaacagAAAGACAGAAGCACAAAAAAAGTAGTTCCAAAAAAGTGGTTTCGCAAAACATGAAAGTTACATACCGATAAAGGGCATGATGATGAGCACGATGTAGAGGGCGAGCCCGGCCCCGGTGCTGACAAAGAAGGTTGCGATTGGACGGACCGAAACGACTGTGGCGGCGACAACAATGGTAGCAAGCAACTGCACGGTCAGGATCGAATAGATTTTGCGAATGAAGGACCACCGAAGCTCCGGGCTCTCAAGCATCATCGGGTAGAGAGGCCTCGCTCCGGCCTCCACGTCACTCTTCCGGTAAGGTTGGGGCCACATCTTCCTCGTAAATCCAAAGAACAAAACCAGAATTATCCTATCAGTTAAGGGTGAATAGCGAACGACTGTCGGGAAAGTTGAGGGCTTAGTGTTTAGGCCTGAGGAATGCGAGACGGTTGGGGGAGGTGATGGGTAAGAAGAGCGGTTTTAGAGGGAGATGAGAAAGTTCTTGATGCATCGCGTAAACGTGTGGTTCTTTTGCGGGTTGAAGGAGAGATTGACACGTGGAACGTGCTTTGTAGAGAAGTGGAAGGAGCGGAAAAGTTCTAGAGGTGGGAAAAGAATGTTTTTGGTATATGTTCCTTTTCCTTGTGAGAAAATTAAGCGGAAGTATAAACTGGGGGATTAAATTCCTTTGCAGACAAAAACTCTTTGGGCTGTTTCTACTTTCCTGCAacattgggattttttttttttttttttaatgaaaatagaTGGCAAAGTAGACAAGAATCCTCTCAACGGGAGAAGATTCGATTAGTCTTATTTTAAGGGTataattgtctttttatattttgagtgGACAATTATACCCTCCAAGTAAACTAACCGGATGGTCTCCTATTCAAATGAACCGGAGAGAATAAATGACAtgtcttaaaaaagaaaaataaaagaaaagaaaagaaaagaacctaATAATGTCCACCCTTCTTTCATGTCTGTTGATGCCATATCAATATCATAAAATTCCACTGGCTTGAGGTCTTTACACCTGGAAGAGGGCAAGCTTGGCCCAACCTGGTAAGGGCCTTACAGGGTGACTTGGTGCCACCGAGCAAGGGCTTATCATCTGGAAACATACGAGGGAAAAAGATTACGGAGGCCACCAAGAAATGCGGAacatctgaaaaaatattttcactaaATGTATCCATTTATGTTATCAAATAAAATCCAGTTTACAAATGTCATTAGACGACCACCAATAGCTCGGAAACAGTGCGCCTCCTAGGCCCATTTCTTAGACTACTCGGGATCAGGACTTTCATGTCCATATCCTATCTCGGATAAACAGACTTTCACGTACTATCCGCAATAGCTTGGAAACAGCGCGCCTCCTAAGCCCATTTTCGAGACTACTCAAGATCAGGACTTTCATCTCCATATTCTAACTTAAATAAATGGacattgttagttttattggctacattctgttgacaaaatcattgcTATATTATTAGTGTATTGCTGAAACAGGGACGTCGTAATTATTCAGagttttacaaaatattcagagcatgttttctcaactatggaaaggtcttaatatgacaagtattagtgtcacaagcatctaGAAGGCAAATTCTGCAGTTCAGAAAGAAACAAAGTCGGTCCCCCAGTTGACTGTCCAGACGGCCCAGAAAAACATTCGGACGCCCgttagtgttcgagaagattctaaacAGCTCAACATACACGGTTGATGAAGACAGCATACAATCGTccagatgctagggcaacaccttccggaTGCGGAGgctgaagtttaatgaagaaatcCGTGAAGCGCGTAAtagaagtcggttgctgcttaCCATCTGGACGCCCACTATCTAGGTCCGGACGCTGCCCAGATAACTCCGAATCAGTATTGtaataggtcttctaaagcctataaatagaggtctctacgcttgtattatttacagaatttggtattgaattctattgtgcttagagagggtgtttaggtagaaattgtgagatttgttAGCTCTCTAACCGTTTttctttgtgtgatttgatcgttTGAAGTTTAGCTTAtagaggagccctaagctaaatgaatctattgaagaccccttcaggtagaagacctggttgggaggcgttcacttATAAGTATGTGTCAGttagaggtacgactactgtatctggttatgtgagtattactgtcttgtaactagttttgtcttctgaatagtagattttTTGAGTTTAGCTGTcatggagtgatttttctcttaattaagtttccacttcgttaacaaagtatctgtcttcttttaattctgcatttagatattttgttacacaaattgatcacacacacatttaaattaggagtctatttattttcaattggtatcagagcgggtacactccttttggattaatttcctgagtgtgatccattactcattttaatataaattctTCTGAGTTCTTTGAAGATGATTTTAATAATGAATTCTCTAAAGATAATTTAAGAATAAGTAAACTCTTTGTGAATTCCAATAGAGAACTTAAAAAGGTTAAgtaagaaaaatagtctttaatcattcaattgtctgcatcacatgctttgattaactctttaaaatttgagaataccatgatGTTTAATTCTGCtgatgcacttgagaataaattaaaagaatttgaggatcttgaaatagacttctaatttacggtgtgtgtgtgaacaatgtgtaacaaaatatcataagtgtggaatttaaatgagatagatcttttgttaacgaagtagaaactcaattaagagaaagaccactccagggcagccaaatccaagaattccactattcataagacaaagctagtaataaGACAATAACACTTGCATACCCTTATACAACGATCATATCTTGctctctgacacgtaacccaacgtgaacgcctctcaaccaagtctcctacttgaaagggtcttcaattgattcctttagcttagggctcatCTCTAAGCTAGACTCACACGAACAAAGTAACAGCACACCGTCAATAGCTAGAGAGCTTTCAGATCTTCACAATGtttccttaaacaccctctctaagctatagagacttcaataccgaattctgtgaAAAATACAAgtctagaggcctctatttataagcttagaaaacctaaatcaccactgattcggatttctctaggcggcgtccggacggaagcaaaGAGCGTAAggacggtgaactgtgcaaccgcctttccataacgcgcttcacgcttTCTTTATTAAGGTTgcgtccagatggtgttgccctagtgtccatacagttgcaagctgtcttccacgatccgtgtctgcaaaggaaatctagaatcttctcgaactctgaagagcgtccggacgtgttgccctGACGTTCGGACTGATGCAATGCTGAGCttgtcagaatcttctagacattGGAGGGCATTCGGACTCATGActaggccgtctggacggatgcaacgtTGAGCTTGTCAGAATCCTCTAAACACTGGAGGGCATCTGGACGCATGattgggccgtctggacggaaacaATGAATCcgaatttttctgacttgtcaactgtgcagaatcttcctgggtcttctaaaattgccttcttgatgcttgtaacactgaacttgtcataataaggctctttctatctttagagaaataaactctaataaacTGGAGATTCTGAATAAAACAGTAACCTTGTTTAcgacaacaacatta
Above is a genomic segment from Alnus glutinosa chromosome 12, dhAlnGlut1.1, whole genome shotgun sequence containing:
- the LOC133851998 gene encoding protein LIFEGUARD 4, coding for MWPQPYRKSDVEAGARPLYPMMLESPELRWSFIRKIYSILTVQLLATIVVAATVVSVRPIATFFVSTGAGLALYIVLIIMPFIVLCPLYYYHQKHPVNYFLLGIFTISLAFVVGLTCAFTSGKVILESVILTTVVVVSLTLYTFWAARRGHDFNFLGPFLFGAVMVLMVFAIIQILFPLGRISVMIYGCLASLIFCGYIIYDTDNLIKRYSYDEYIWAAVSLYLDIINLFLSLLTIFRAADA